GGTTCGCCACCAGTAATACGTAGTTTTTTTACACCGCCTCTATTTGCTAAAACGCTTGCGAATCTAGTAATCTCTTCAAATGTTAGAATGTCATCTTTCGGCAAGAATTTAAAATACTTATCGAAAATTTCCGCAGGCATGCAGTAACGACAACGAAAATTGCATCTGTCTGTGACAGAAATGCGTAAGTCTCTTAGAGGTCGTGAGAATTTATCTGTTATAGCTTTGGTCATTCTGTCACCCCCATCATCCTTTCATTATACGTTGGTTCTTTTTGAGAAGACAAGGGGGGTGACCTTTTTTCTTGTTACAGCCAATCCTACTATTTGTTATAAGACTACTGAATTTCGTCTTTTATAAACATCTAATCTTTTGCATTTTCAACTTGATGAGAAAGACGGTTAAGTCGACTATTTGAATACTCCCACTGGTCATGGTTCAAGTTAACTATTTTTGCCTCTTCAAGCCTTTGTTTAGCTTCTTCTAAAGCTTGCGTGGCATTTTGTAGCTGAGTCGCATCCATACTCATCGTTGCTTGTCCTACCATTCTTTCTGCCGCCTGTATGGCTAATTCTACCTGTTCGATCTCATTGTAATCTTCTGTCACGTTCTTCACCCTTTCATTGAAACAGTTATACATAGTATATGGCCGTTTCAAAAAACTATACCGGGACTAAAGACGTGTTTCGTGACTGGGCGACACAAACGGATTCGTATTGTTTAACTATTTGGCAGAGCGCTTGCCCCAATATTGGAAATAGTTCGTTTTAATATTCCCATTGTACAATTTACGCTTTTTAGTAGCCTCAGCACCATACAACTTCTCAAAATAAGGATGTGAGGTTATGATATAAACCGACCAAGTTGATAACGGTCTAAACGTCTTACCCATGTCCCTATATAATTGTTCTACATGACGTTTTTCATTCATACGTTCACCATAAGGCGGGTTACCGACTATAACGCCTTGCTCTTCACTCGTTGTAAAATCTTTCACTTGCATTTGTTTAAAGGAAATTAAATCAGGGAAGCCAGCTTCAATAGCATTGTTGTTTGCCAGTTCAATCATTTTATGATCAATATCTCCACCTAGAATGTGAAGTGGTTGATCATATTTAGCTAGATCTTCCGCTTCTTCTAATGCTCTGTCATGCCACATCTTATCAAACCAATGCCACTCCTCAAAAGCGAATGACCGATTAATACCAGGTGCAATATTTTGACCGATCATGGCCGCTTCAATCGGCAACGTTCCTGACCCACAAAACGGATCATAAAACGGCTTATTCGGTTCCCAATGTGTGAGCTGGATCATGGCCGCCGCCAGTGTTTCTTTCAAAGGGGCTTCATTGTGTAAATAACGATAACCCCTTTTATGTAATCCCGTGCCGCTCGTGTCAATGGTAAGACTCGCGATATCTTTATGTATGGCCACTTCAATACGCTGTAAGGCACCTTTTTCTTCAAACCATGTCACCGCATAACTTTGTTTTAAACTCTCTACGACCGCCTTCTTTACAATGGCTTGGCAATCAGGCACACTATATAGCTTTGACTTAACTGAACGTCCAATCACTGGGAATTCAGCATCTTCTGAAATGAAGTCTGCCCACGGTAAAGCTTTCGTCTGTTCAAATAACTCCTCAAAACTTTCAACCTTAAACTCCCCTACAAGTACTTTGACTCGATCTGCAGTTCTAAGCCACAAATTTGTACGGGCAATAGCAGATGGCTCTGCTTCAAATATCACTTTACCATTTTCAACAGTGACATTTTCATAGCCTAAATCACGTACTTCCTTTGCAACAATTGCTTCCAAACCCATGGCGGCTGTTGCAATCAATTTTATTTTAGTCAAAAAAACCCCTTCTTTCTGTAAAAAAATTTATGTTAGTAGCATGAAATAATGACTAGTATCATATCACGCGAGCGGTATTAGAGGCCAACAGAGCTCCTAAATGCATCCGTAGTTTAATTATGTATTTGCTAATCCCCAGTTAAGTATACAGGAACTCAACCAGAATTAAAAACGTCTTTTTCCTTACCCTCACACGCTTCTAACAACATGTCTCCTTCATTTAAAGATAAAACGTAAAAACCTCACGAGGGTTTCACCACGTGAGGTCATGTTCATAAATAATAGACACCATTTGTGCTTCGTAAGCCATGTTCTGTACCTTTGCACTACAAACGGGAGTCACCCTCGTACTAAGGTGGTAATCATCTGTCTACAGAACGATATCTGTCCTTTGCTCCGTTCATTTCCTTCGCAAAGATGCCCCTACCATGTTTTTGGGTTTCTCACTCGTGGGGTTTACCGCGTTCCACTCTGTCCGTTTCCAGACAGACTACGTCACTGTGGCACTTTCAAGGTGCACTTACCTTATTAGTAAACACTAACTTAGGCAAGCCTCCTGCCGTTAGCCTGATTCACAGACTACCCTGACTTATGAATTCGTCAGGCACGAACACTACAATCACTCTCAGATTGTGTGAGCATGGACTTTCCTCTACACTGTTAAACAGTGCAGCGATTACCCAGACACAAATGGTCGTTGTACCATGTAAGACAACATGATCTATTCTATCATAATCTCTATCTCAAAATCAATTGGTATTTTTAGACAACGATTGTCTAACACCTTGTCTTGCTAATTGATCTGCTTCTTTATTCAATTTGGACGGAATCCATTTAATAAAGGCATAATCAAACATGCTATCCATTTGCTGAAGAATATCTGCTAAAATCCCTCTATAAAGGGGGTTTTTCACATACTTCTTCTCGATCGCATCAACGACAACCTTTGAATCGGATCGAATTGAAATAATGGAGAAATCGTGCTCTTTACAAACCTCTAATGCTTTCAAACAAGCATAAAATTCAGCTTCATGGTTAGACATAGCCGGCAATGGAAACGCATGCCTCAACAAATAACCATTCCCTTTAATAAACACACCGGCTCCTGACAAACCTGGATCTCCTGCACTTGCACCATCAATATAGACTTCAATCACTGGTGTCAACCTACTTAATCGTAAAGTTTACTGCCAAAAACGTGTTTTTCCAAATTGGAAAGACGGCGTAAAATATCATAATTGGTATTCCCTGTAGTTGGTTGAGCTGGTGCTTGATTTTTCGTACGTTCATTTAATGACACCGTTTCTTTCTTTAAGCGTTCATTTTCTTGTTCAAGTGATTGGATACGATTTTCGAAGGCTTCGTAATCTTTAATTATATCATCAAGAAATTGATCCACTTCATCCTGATTATAGCCTCTCATACTTGTTTTAAAATCTTTTTCATATATTTCATTTTTAGTCAGTCGGGAAACTTGTTTTTTATCCACATCAGTCACCTCATATGTACTTCGTTTGTCTTTTATTCTTTCAGAATACTGCATTCTTGTCAATTCCAGCTCTCATTATTGATCTCATCTCGTACCATTTCTTCAATATCGTCCGGGGTTAAGTAAAAGATAGGATAGTCTGTATGGGCTTGCTTTTTGTCTGCTTCTTCCTTAAAGTATTTAGGCGTTCCTTCAGTCCCTTCATCATACAGTATGAGCGCCGCATCGCTTTTATCCACAATAAATTGATTTTTTAATCTTAATTGCGCAGGGCTGTCATAGGGTCTTTTTGTTATAAAATCACAATAGTCGCTTTCGTTCCACACTGTTTCATAAAGACTTTTAGTCGCCTCCGCATAACGCTCTTCCTGATTATGAAAAGGGGCGATAGTAGCTAATTGAATATGAGGATACACTTTTTTTAAGTGGATACATGATTCAGCAGACCATAATTCAACACCAGATTGGCCACTCGTTATAATCCATTTAACGTCATATTCTTCTATCAATTGGCCTATTTTTTTCGTCAATGCTTTCTTCAAATAAGGCAATTGGTCATGTTTTTCATTAAACACACCAATTTCATGTGGTTTGTAACCAGAAATGGCTAGTACATCATACATTTATGCGATGCCTCCTGAAATCATACTAGAGAAAAAGCGAATCAGCCATCATAGCCGATTCGCAACTTTTCACAGATCTTTACCAAAAAGGACGTGGTTGTGCTCCCCATGGACCTGTTTGGGCTCCTGCCACTTGGCCTGGCATGCCAAGACCTCCTACACCTGGACCTGGTCCCACATTAAAAGACTGGTTAAAAATACGATTCACCGTTGATTCTGTGTGCGGATAACTGTGGTGGAAATTATAGCGATGGTTTACTAGGTTTGTCGTATGGCTAGGGTGGACAACTGGTACAATATAATCGCAATTTAATTCCCGCACGTTACATTTTGGTGGGCAAAACTGTGTAGCTAACACTTGTGGTTTTGAACACGGGCGCTGAAACATGTGATATCCTCCTTTATATATAGAGTCAATATCAACTTATGTGCACCGAGCTCAACATGTACTAGTGTAATAACCTATTTTTTATTGTAGAAATAAGAAAGTCGTCCCGATAACGACGAAAAATAAACAAAGAAATAGCTTTGCCATTGTTGTTTCTCTCCCTTTACCATATCATGAAGCATAGAAAAACCCTTCATGATAAATATATGAAATATTCCTTAAAAGATCAATCCTTTTACACCATTCGACATAATTTAACAATTTCAATAGTTTTCATACTGTAAGTTTGAAAATAATTGTGCATCTCTCTCTCGAAAAAACAAGTATTAT
The genomic region above belongs to Bacillus sp. A301a_S52 and contains:
- a CDS encoding DUF2564 family protein — protein: MYNCFNERVKNVTEDYNEIEQVELAIQAAERMVGQATMSMDATQLQNATQALEEAKQRLEEAKIVNLNHDQWEYSNSRLNRLSHQVENAKD
- a CDS encoding spore coat protein CotH, whose product is MFQRPCSKPQVLATQFCPPKCNVRELNCDYIVPVVHPSHTTNLVNHRYNFHHSYPHTESTVNRIFNQSFNVGPGPGVGGLGMPGQVAGAQTGPWGAQPRPFW
- a CDS encoding class I SAM-dependent RNA methyltransferase; amino-acid sequence: MTKIKLIATAAMGLEAIVAKEVRDLGYENVTVENGKVIFEAEPSAIARTNLWLRTADRVKVLVGEFKVESFEELFEQTKALPWADFISEDAEFPVIGRSVKSKLYSVPDCQAIVKKAVVESLKQSYAVTWFEEKGALQRIEVAIHKDIASLTIDTSGTGLHKRGYRYLHNEAPLKETLAAAMIQLTHWEPNKPFYDPFCGSGTLPIEAAMIGQNIAPGINRSFAFEEWHWFDKMWHDRALEEAEDLAKYDQPLHILGGDIDHKMIELANNNAIEAGFPDLISFKQMQVKDFTTSEEQGVIVGNPPYGERMNEKRHVEQLYRDMGKTFRPLSTWSVYIITSHPYFEKLYGAEATKKRKLYNGNIKTNYFQYWGKRSAK
- a CDS encoding DUF1273 domain-containing protein, whose translation is MYDVLAISGYKPHEIGVFNEKHDQLPYLKKALTKKIGQLIEEYDVKWIITSGQSGVELWSAESCIHLKKVYPHIQLATIAPFHNQEERYAEATKSLYETVWNESDYCDFITKRPYDSPAQLRLKNQFIVDKSDAALILYDEGTEGTPKYFKEEADKKQAHTDYPIFYLTPDDIEEMVRDEINNESWN
- the gpsB gene encoding cell division regulator GpsB, translated to MQYSERIKDKRSTYEVTDVDKKQVSRLTKNEIYEKDFKTSMRGYNQDEVDQFLDDIIKDYEAFENRIQSLEQENERLKKETVSLNERTKNQAPAQPTTGNTNYDILRRLSNLEKHVFGSKLYD
- a CDS encoding reverse transcriptase-like protein, giving the protein MIEVYIDGASAGDPGLSGAGVFIKGNGYLLRHAFPLPAMSNHEAEFYACLKALEVCKEHDFSIISIRSDSKVVVDAIEKKYVKNPLYRGILADILQQMDSMFDYAFIKWIPSKLNKEADQLARQGVRQSLSKNTN